The Naumovozyma dairenensis CBS 421 chromosome 3, complete genome genome has a window encoding:
- the MTG2 gene encoding putative GTPase MTG2 (similar to Saccharomyces cerevisiae MTG2 (YHR168W); ancestral locus Anc_5.70), which yields MLPRYYCKVSIRLNSTFSKIVENAPKISDNENWLNSLEIPNPASSLISGNKSWKTGDKFPFEIISNNDARNFKGQRFIDLKASLRYFTSINYLQEFNKHKHKRSQGNFIDVRIVKCKSGIGGNGCISFFRDANRRIGPPDGGDGGDGGSIYIQAVDSMDSLAKLKTTYIAGDGENGATDQLDGAVGKDILIKVPRGTVVHWCMDPKKVREYVQGKLQDSDATKDKSLRSILENNMLELKCVATDRYRQDVPHIQMFRNSYEVGEGWIYKGQTEEFHTSKDWFKDLKEKVKLYDYDLENAEHYQDTIPLFGIDLDEVSNEPICLLKGGKGGLGNMHFLTSLIRNPRFCKVGRNGLEQHFMFELKSIADFGLIGLPNAGKSTLLGAISNARPRIGHWEFTTLCPTIGTVSLGIDEPTFTVADIPGIIEGASQDKGLGLEFLRHIERSRGWVFVISLERPDPLSDLELLINEVGGLEKVETKSIMVICSKADVHPEVTAGPESTRGKYIKMEEFCSRRGWETMPISALRGENLEILKMKMFQSLGGRVER from the coding sequence ATGTTACCAAGATATTACTGCAAAGTATCGATACGATTAAATTCCACTTTCTCGAAGATAGTTGAAAATGCACCAAAGATATCAGACAATGAAAATTGGTTAAATTCCCTTGAAATACCCAATCCAGCAAGCTCTTTAATTTCTGGGAATAAATCATGGAAGACAGGTGATAAATTCCCCTTTGAGATCATCtctaataatgatgcaAGAAATTTTAAGGGGCAAAGattcattgatttaaaGGCTTCATTACGATATTTCACTTCgataaattatttacaaGAGTTTAATAAGCATAAGCATAAGAGATCGCAGGGAAATTTTATTGATGTTAGAATAGTGAAATGTAAGAGTGGTATTGGCGGTAATGGAtgtatttcattttttagGGATGCTAATAGAAGGATTGGACCACCAGATGGAGGTGATGGAGGTGATGGTGGTAGTATTTATATTCAAGCGGTTGATAGTATGGATTCTTTAgctaaattgaaaacaacaTATATTGCTGGTGACGGTGAAAACGGAGCCACAGACCAATTGGATGGAGCTGTAGGTAAAGATATATTGATTAAAGTACCGAGGGGAACTGTTGTTCATTGGTGTATGGACCCTAAAAAAGTACGAGAATATGTTCAAGGGAAACTACAGGATTCAGACGCTACAAAAGATAAATCTTTACGCTccattttggaaaacaaTATGTTAGAATTGAAATGTGTTGCTACTGACAGATATAGACAAGATGTGCCACATATTCAAATGTTTAGAAACTCGTACGAAGTTGGAGAGGGATGGATATATAAGGGACAAACGGAGGAATTTCATACAAGTAAAGATTGGTTCAAGGActtaaaggaaaaagtGAAGTTATATGATTACGATCTGGAGAATGCTGAACATTATCAAGATACTATCCCCTTATTTGGTATTGATTTAGATGAAGTGAGTAATGAACCAATTTGTCTCTTAAAAGGTGGTAAAGGTGGTCTTGGAAACATGCATTTTTTAACAAGCTTAATTAGGAATCCAAGGTTTTGTAAAGTTGGTCGGAACGGATTGGAACAACACTTTATGTTTGAATTAAAAAGTATAGCAGATTTCGGACTGATTGGGTTACCAAACGCTGGGAAATCTACTCTTTTGGGAGCCATTTCGAATGCCAGACCAAGAATAGGACATTGGGAGTTTACTACTCTATGTCCAACCATTGGTACAGTATCCTTGGGGATAGATGAGCCAACTTTCACAGTGGCAGATATCCCTGGTATCATTGAAGGGGCATCTCAAGATAAAGGGTTAGGGTTAGAGTTTCTACGACACATTGAACGGTCTAGGGGTTGGGTATTTGTAATCAGTCTTGAGAGACCAGACCCACTATCAGACCTCGAGTTGCTGATAAACGAAGTGGGAGGATTAGAGAAAGTGGAAACTAAGTCCATAATGGTGATCTGCAGCAAGGCAGATGTTCATCCCGAGGTAACAGCGGGACCTGAAAGCACTAGAGGAAAGTATATCAAAATGGAAGAGTTCTGTAGCCGCCGAGGTTGGGAGACCATGCCGATCAGCGCGCTGCGCGGggaaaatttggaaatcttgaagatgaaaatgttcCAATCGCTCGGTGGCCGCGTGGAGAGGTAA
- the ATG7 gene encoding Atg7p (similar to Saccharomyces cerevisiae ATG7 (YHR171W); ancestral locus Anc_5.66), with amino-acid sequence MSQGTEKEAEICSATVPLSYSAPFQSFLDTSFFQELSRLKLDVLKLGSEEVPLFSSLALKNVSKSNECAHLFLNEQSFRVPMDGGKNEEELEYKKEGTIDIPIQGSITNFNTFEKFKSLNKQEFLNEKALELLKSGEKNINECIKFYIISFADLKKYKYYYWVCSPSFKPIDLDIKILKSQETVTNVEKYQTWFKSHKTEWIGLIDHDSTEVASYSKAIAKTAKIIILRDTSNLKGTPSSLLQNLFTIYMNDQDDHIREIEVFFIRPSKESSFKETFRLQLEGKSKTDYALSLTSNLKVSGWERNMQGKLMPRAVDLSELIDPMKVADQSVDLNLKLMKWRIIPDIDLDIIKKQQVLLLGAGTLGCYIARALMAWGVRNITLVDNSTVSYSNPVRQSLFEFADFGKPKAEAAAATMKRVFPLVNAKGVNLNVPMIGHPINNEEREKKEFYQLRELIRSHDAVFLLMDSRETRWLPTVLCNIEGKIVINAALGFDSYLVMRHGNYHGDDGVAVKEDDERLGCYFCHDVVAPTDSLSDRTLDEMCTVTRPGVAMMAASQSVELFVSLLQHSGFTNAKTNQETILGEIPHQIRGFLNRFTTLKLETPAYKYCSACSVAVIEECKKDDWEFVKKALNNRDYVEKLSGLYQMKQNIDIMDQELFEWEDDMTGEASIE; translated from the coding sequence atgagTCAAGGCACAGAAAAAGAGGCGGAGATATGCAGCGCTACAGTACCTCTGAGTTACTCTGCACCATTCCAGTCATTCTTAGATACCTCATTCTTCCAAGAATTGTCACGCTTAAAACTTGATGTTCTGAAATTGGGATCAGAAGAAGTACCTTTATTCAGTAGTTTAGCACTAAAGAATGTCTCAAAATCAAACGAATGTGCACATTTGTTTCTTAATGAACAAAGTTTCCGAGTTCCAATGGACGGAGGCAAAAATGAAGAGGAGCTGGAATACAAGAAGGAAGGAACAATAGATATCCCAATTCAGGGGTCCATCACAAATTTTAATACCtttgaaaagtttaaaAGCCTAAATAAACAGGAATTCCTTAATGAAAAAGCTTTAGAACTTTTAAAATCAGGtgagaagaatataaatgaATGTATTAAATTCTACATTATTAGTTTTGCAGacttgaaaaaatataaatattacTATTGGGTATGTTCTCCTTCTTTCAAACCGATAGACTTAGATATTAAAATTCTTAAATCACAGGAAACAGTAACTAATGtagaaaaatatcaaactTGGTTTAAAAGTCATAAAACCGAATGGATTGGTTTAATTGATCATGATTCAACTGAAGTGGCCTCGTATAGTAAAGCTATTGCAAAAACAGCAAAGATCATCATTCTTAGAGACACGAGTAATCTAAAGGGAACACCTTCATCTTTACttcaaaatttattcaCTATTTATATGAATGATCAAGATGATCATATACGTGAAATTGAAGTCTTTTTTATCAGGCCATCCAAGGAATCCAGTTTCAAAGAGACATTTCGTTTACAACTAGAAGGTAAATCTAAAACTGATTATGCTCTATCATTAACAAGTAATCTCAAAGTAAGTGGATGGGAAAGGAATATGCAAGGAAAATTAATGCCCCGTGCTGTTGACTTGAGTGAACTTATCGACCCAATGAAGGTTGCTGATCAATCTgttgatttgaatttaaaactGATGAAATGGAGAATCATACCTGATATCGATTTGGACATTATTAAAAAGCAACAAGTTTTGTTATTGGGTGCTGGAACATTGGGATGCTATATCGCCAGAGCTTTAATGGCCTGGGGGGTAAGAAACATAACCCTAGTTGATAATAGTACCGTTTCATATTCTAACCCTGTGAGACAATCACTATTTGAATTTGCAGACTTTGGTAAACCAAAGGCGGAGGCTGCTGCTGCTACTATGAAAAGGGTTTTCCCACTAGTCAATGCAAAGGGTGTTAATTTAAACGTTCCTATGATTGGGCATCCAATAAACAATGAAGAGAGAGAGAAGAAAGAGTTTTATCAATTAAGAGAGTTGATTAGAAGTCATGATGCAGTATTCCTCTTAATGGACTCTCGAGAAACAAGATGGCTGCCGACAGTGTTGTGTAATATTGAAGGTAAGATTGTCATTAATGCAGCTTTGGGTTTCGATAGTTACTTGGTTATGAGACATGGAAACTATCATGGTGATGATGGGGTTGCTgttaaagaagatgatgaaagaCTCGGATGTTATTTCTGCCATGATGTTGTGGCTCCTACCGACAGTTTAAGTGATAGGACATTAGATGAAATGTGTACTGTCACAAGGCCTGGGGTGGCAATGATGGCAGCTTCACAAAGTGTAGAATTATTCGTGTCACTGTTACAGCATAGCGGCTTTACCAACGCTAAAACTAATCAAGAAACAATACTGGGTGAGATACCGCATCAAATTCGTGGCTTCCTAAATAGATTCACAACGCTAAAGTTAGAGACACCTGCATATAAATATTGTTCAGCATGTTCTGTCGCAGTCATAGAAGAATGTAAAAAAGATGATTGGGAGTTCGTGAAGAAAGCTTTAAATAATCGTGATTACGTTGAAAAGCTTTCAGGCCTTTATCAAATGAAACAGAATATAGATATTATGGATCAAGAGTTA
- the THP2 gene encoding Thp2p (similar to Saccharomyces cerevisiae THP2 (YHR167W); ancestral locus Anc_5.71), with the protein MPGEIETTYFDSLSEQEQHLQENYSCIKDIFKTLKQLKNKDATDDELKQNLDNLSIYYRDLTRSSIDLKYNKYQTREIQLSHLDKISNEAQTFKRKHKTIYLREYVNTTESINGKSLEYINLLQRLSVDLVRQIEISDPNVSKINVDGWNPPKKIQVLLDKFGEPDADTRELKIQVQRYLDDIKMSRAKYSLENKYSLQEKLSEVTKAVNQWRAEWDNIEMMLFGDGSNSMKNMLANVESIKSKLEEEAKAESKEEEGEGEGNDVEMT; encoded by the coding sequence ATGCCAGGAGAAATAGAGACCACTTATTTTGACTCTTTAAgtgaacaagaacaacatTTACAAGAGAATTATTCCTGCATTAAggatattttcaaaactttaaaacaattgaaaaataaagatgctactgatgatgaattgaagcaaaatcttgataatttaaGCATATATTATAGAGATTTAACAAGAAGTTCCattgatttgaaatataataaataccAGACTAGAGAGATTCAATTATCTCATCTTGATAAGATAAGCAATGAGGCTCAAACGTTCAAGAGAAAGCATAAGACGATTTATTTAAGAGAATATGTTAATACTACTGAAAGTATTAATGGTAAATCtttagaatatattaatttgttACAAAGGTTATCCGTTGATCTAGTTAGGCAGATAGAAATATCGGATCCTAATGTTTCTAAGATTAATGTTGATGGTTGGAATCCGCCAAAGAAAATTCAAGTtttattagataaatttGGTGAGCCAGATGCGGATACTCGTGAATTAAAGATACAAGTGCAACGTTACCTGGATGATATTAAGATGTCTCGTGCTAAATATAGTctggaaaataaatattcattacAAGAGAAATTGAGTGAAGTGACTAAAGCTGTAAATCAATGGAGAGCGGAATGGGATAATATAGAGATGATGTTATTTGGGGACGGATCgaattcaatgaaaaatatgttaGCAAATGTGGAATCAATTAAAAGCAAATTAGAGGAAGAGGCTAAGGCAGAGTcgaaagaagaagaaggggAAGGAGAAGGAAATGATGTCGAAATGACGTAG
- the CDC23 gene encoding anaphase promoting complex subunit CDC23 (similar to Saccharomyces cerevisiae CDC23 (YHR166C); ancestral locus Anc_5.72): MKMDDDSQLKLIQDIKINLRRSASDLSHWKLYKSAKWSSEALIGMCDISPFLSNKADPVNITYESPLRNRTGMGRLGNDGKTNNNGKMAMDYDPRYGMNDDEYDLYLLAVSLFDCKEFDRCCYFLKDVKHPCLKFLKLYSKFISWDKKNQESVESVLTVGKSKNIPTGINDPEGASSSTAYDFTTQAKKIKTSRGVVNMGDGHQSSISLILQELNRYLDDLEKHDDVVSGRGLYLGLSLLYYLKGVLLKQEGNKSSAMSSFLKSLSHYSFNWTCWIELTECLSRADEAFQLLKYLDDKFVIQSEVPFDTQHTVQYNIMLKFFKLTLSQDYKGNMDELMDLIETLLAIFPNFAYIKAQNALINYHYMDYLSSEDLFEQIVKLDPYRLDDLDTYSNILYVMQRHSKLAYLAQFVSQVDKFRPETCCIIANYYSARQEHEKSIMYFRRALTLNKSCTSAWTLMGHEFVELKNSHAAIECYRRAVDINPKDFKAWYGLGQAYEVLEMHLYSLFYFQKACSLQPLDRRMWQALGTCYIKIGYKSDALKCFERALQHSGNIEQDSVLLFKIAEICEQLKQMERCKLHMIRCVELEKSEDGFANEETIKARLWLAKYELKHDNYEEAYKYATAVTNGTAQEVELARSIARHCQTKM, translated from the coding sequence ATGAAAATGGATGATGACAGtcaattaaaattaatacAAGATATCAAGATTAATCTTCGAAGATCTGCATCAGATTTATCACATTGGAAACTTTACAAATCAGCCAAATGGTCATCAGAAGCATTAATCGGAATGTGTGATATTAGCCCGTTTTTATCCAATAAAGCTGATCCAGTAAATATTACATATGAATCTCCACTTAGGAATAGGACTGGAATGGGAAGGTTAGGTAATGACGGGAAaacgaataataatggtaagaTGGCGATGGATTACGATCCTAGGTACGGTatgaatgatgatgaatatgaCTTATATCTTTTGGCAGTAAGTCTGTTTGATTGTAAAGAGTTCGATAGGTGTTGCTATTTCCTTAAGGATGTTAAACATCCTTGTTTgaagtttttgaaattgtaTAGTAAGTTCATATCGTGGGATAAGAAGAATCAAGAAAGTGTAGAAAGCGTTTTGACAGTTGGGAAGTCTAAGAATATCCCAACAGGGATAAATGATCCAGAAGGAGCTTCATCTTCTACTGCTTACGATTTTACTACACAAGCAAAGAAGATTAAAACATCTCGTGGAGTTGTAAATATGGGGGACGGCCATCAAAGTAGCATTTCATTGATATTACAAGAATTGAACCGTTACCtagatgatttagaaaagCATGATGATGTCGTATCAGGTAGAGGTTTGTACCTTGGATTATCATtgctttattatttgaaaggTGTTCTCCTCAAACAAGAAGGCAATAAATCTTCAGCAATGAGTTCGTTCCtaaaatcattatcacACTATTCGTTTAACTGGACTTGCTGGATAGAGTTGACTGAATGTTTATCAAGAGCAGACGAAGCATTTCAATTACTCAAATACTTGGACGATAAATTTGTCATTCAATCCGAAGTACCGTTTGATACCCAACATACGGtccaatataatataatgttgaaatttttcaaattaacATTATCACAAGATTATAAGGGAAATATGGATGAATTAATGGACCTTATAGAAACACTACTGGCAATATTTCCGAACTTTGCTTATATCAAGGCACAGAATGcattaataaattaccattatATGGATTACCTCAGTTCTGAGGACCTATTCGAACAAATCGTAAAATTAGACCCCTACAGATTAGATGACCTAGACACTTATTCCAATATACTCTATGTGATGCAAAGACATTCCAAACTAGCATATTTGGCTCAATTTGTATCTCAAGTTGATAAATTCAGACCTGAAACTTGTTGTATAATAGCTAATTATTATAGTGCTCGACAGGAACATGAAAAATCCATCATGTATTTTAGAAGGGCATTGACTTTGAACAAGAGTTGTACAAGCGCATGGACTTTAATGGGTCatgaatttgttgaattaaaaaattcacATGCTGCCATTGAATGCTATCGAAGGGCAGTTGATATTAATCCCAAGGATTTCAAAGCTTGGTATGGGTTAGGTCAAGCATATGAAGTGCTAGAAATGCATTTATATTCACTATTCTACTTCCAGAAGGCATGTTCCTTGCAACCGCTCGATCGCAGAATGTGGCAAGCTTTGGGGACATgttatattaaaattggATACAAATCAGATGCGTTGAAATGTTTTGAAAGGGCATTACAACATTCAGGTAACATTGAACAAGATAGTgtactattatttaaaattgCAGAGATTTGCGAGCAATTGAAGCAGATGGAAAGATGTAAATTGCATATGATACGATGTGTTGAGCTTGAGAAAAGCGAAGATGGATTTGCGAATGAGGAGACGATAAAAGCCCGCCTATGGTTAGCAAAGTATGAATTGAAACATGACAATTACGAAGAGGCTTACAAATATGCGACAGCTGTCACTAATGGGACTGCACAAGAGGTCGAGCTTGCTAGGAGCATTGCAAGACATTGTCAAACAAAAATGTAA
- the NMD3 gene encoding ribosome-binding protein NMD3 (similar to Saccharomyces cerevisiae NMD3 (YHR170W); ancestral locus Anc_5.67) has protein sequence MNNTFGQHQHPHEHQQMLQTQQHQHQQVATVLCCNCGTPIDGSTGLVMCYDCIKMTVDITEGIPREANISFCRNCERFLQPPGQWIRADLESRELLAICLRRLKGLTKVRLVDASFIWTEPHSRRIRIKLTVQGEAMSNTIIQQTFEVEYVVIAMQCPDCARSYTTNTWRATVQIRQKVPHKRTFLYLEQLILRHNAHVDTISISEAKDGLDFFYSQKNHAVKMIDFLNSVVPIKSKKSEELISQDTHTGSSTYKFSYSVEIVPICRDDLVVLPKKLAKHLGNISQFVLCSKISNTVQFLDPTTLQTADLSPSLYWRSPFSALADVSQLTDFIVLDVDPTGISKGKRILADITIARTADLGINDQVYYARSHLGAILHAGDTVAGYFIANSNYNSELFDGLNIDYVPDVVLVKKLYQRKTKKNRNWKLKRMAKEHKDIDAAQDYSSKAQKQDMERAEKDYELFLQELEEDEEMRQTINLYKNNEAAAAAQIAAAANGMEEDEDPDAPQIDIDELLDELDEMTLDDPSEEQPQMQQPNM, from the coding sequence ATGAATAACACTTTTGGTCAACATCAACATCCTCACGAACACCAGCAAATGTTGCAAACTCAACAACACCAACATCAGCAAGTTGCCACCGTATTATGTTGTAACTGTGGTACCCCTATCGATGGATCTACTGGTCTAGTAATGTGTTACGATTGTATTAAGATGACTGTGGATATTACCGAAGGTATTCCAAGAGAAGCCAACATTTCATTCTGTAGAAACTGTGAAAGATTCTTACAGCCACCAGGCCAATGGATTAGAGCTGATTTAGAATCAAGAGAATTATTAGCCATCTGTTTACGTCGTCTGAAAGGTTTAACGAAAGTCAGATTAGTAGATGCGTCATTTATTTGGACAGAACCACATTCTAGACGTATTAGAATTAAATTGACAGTCCAAGGTGAAGCCATGTCTAATACTATCATCCAACAAACCTTTGAAGTCGAATACGTCGTCATCGCTATGCAATGTCCAGATTGTGCAAGATCATATACTACCAATACATGGAGAGCTACCGTTCAAATCAGACAAAAAGTCCCTCATAAGAGAACTTTCTTATATTTGGAACAATTGATCTTAAGACATAATGCTCATGTTGATACCATCTCTATCAGTGAAGCTAAAGATGGTcttgatttcttttattcTCAAAAGAATCATGCAGTTAAGAtgattgatttcttaaacTCAGTGGTACCAATCAAATCTAAGAAATCTGAAGAATTAATCTCACAAGATACACACACAGGTTCATCCACTTATAAGTTTTCATATTCTGTTGAAATTGTTCCAATTTGTAGAGATGATTTAGTTGTGTTACCTAAGAAATTAGCCAAGCATTTAGGTAACATCTCTCAATTCGTACTCTGTTCTAAAATTTCTAACACTGTTCAATTCTTAGATCCAACAACCTTACAAACTGCTGATTTATCACCTTCTCTATATTGGAGGTCACCATTCTCTGCATTAGCTGACGTTTCTCAATTAACTGATTTTATCGTCCTTGATGTGGATCCAACAGGAATAAGTAAGGGTAAACGTATCCTAGCTGATATCACTATTGCAAGAACTGCTGATTTGGGTATCAATGATCAAGTATATTACGCAAGATCTCATTTAGGTGCCATTCTTCATGCTGGTGATACCGTTGCAGGTTATTTCATTGCCAATTCCAATTATAATtctgaattatttgatggATTAAATATAGATTATGTCCCAGACGTTGTCTTGGTTAAGAAATTATACCAAAGAAAGACTAAGAAGAATAGAAATTGGAAGTTGAAAAGAATGGCTAAGGAACATAAGGATATTGATGCTGCTCAAGATTATAGCTCTAAGGCTCAAAAGCAAGATATGGAGCGTGCTGAGAAGGATTACGAATTATTCTTGcaagaattggaagaagatgaagaaatgaGACAAACTATTAACTTATATAAAAACAACGAggctgctgctgctgctcAAATTGCTGCTGCTGCAAATGGTatggaagaagatgaagatcCAGACGCTCCACAAATCGATATTGATGAACTGTTGGATGAGTTGGATGAAATGACTTTGGATGACCCAAGTGAAGAACAACCGCAAATGCAACAGCCAAACATGTAG